The Chamaesiphon minutus PCC 6605 DNA window TTTGATACCGGACGGTATCGTGTCGGCCCCGACTCCGCTGGAGCGTATCCTGGCCCTGCCTGCTATCGAAATAATGGCTCGTTGACCGTAACAGATGCCAATGTCATGCTGGGCAAACTGCAACCGAATTATTTTCCGGCGGTATTTGGTGAGACGGGCAATTTACCTTTAGATGCCGCGATCGTCAGTGCAAAATTTGCACGCATGGCAGCAGAAATTCAGGCAACTACGGGCGATAATCGCTCATCTGTCGAAGTCGCAGCGGGTTTTCTGGCAATCGCGATCGATAAAATGGCTTCAGCGATTAAAAAAATCTCTAGTCAGCGCGGCTACGATGTCAGCGAATATGCCCTCTGTTGTTTCGGCGGTGCGGGGGGACAACACGCATGTTTGTTGGCAGAAGCATTAGGGATGAAACAAATTTTCCTCCATCCTTATGCAGGTGTATTATCGGCTTACGGGATTGGGTTGGCGGATTTACGGGTATTGAAAGAAGAAGCGATCGAATTACCTTTAATTACCGATAATATTGCTACTGTCCAGAGTATTCTCGACAGGTTAACCCAAATCGGGCAATCCAAACTAAGTAGTCAAGATGTCGCCATTGCCCAGCAAGAAATTCGCCAACAGGTGTACCTACGATATGCTGGCACCGATGCGCCATTATTGGTAGATTTTGTCAGCGATGTGGCTGTGATGCGATTGCAATTTGAGGCGATTTATCAACAACGTTACGGTTTCGCCATGAGCGAGCGAGATATTATCGTCGAATCGGCGATGCTAGAAGCGATCGGTACGATGCCGATGCCGACTGAACCAGCCTTAACTCGATCGAGAACTCAGCCGTTAACGCCTCGAACTACTGTTTCGATCTACACCAAGGATAATTGGTATGAGGCGGGTATATTCGATCGATCGGATTTATGTGCTGGCGATCGAATTATCGGCCCTGCGATTATTATCGAACCGACTGGTACCAATATTATCGAGCCGGATTGGGTGGCGGTATTGACTGACAAAAATCATTTGATTTTGACTTGTGAGCCACATGAGGTAGGGGCAATTCATGAAGCGGCGCATCGAACGGGAGGAAACCTCCCGTTTGTGTGCGACAAGACATTGCCCCTACCTCATGTGGCGAACCCGGTAGAGTTGCGGAGATCTACCCACCCCGCCCTACGGGCACCCCTCCGAGGAGGGGATTTTTCACAGCCTTCTCCTTTGCAAGAGGATCTTGGGGGGATAATACCATCGCAGCCAGATCCAGTTCGTTTGGAAATATTTAATAATCTGCTCAAATCGATCGCAGAGGAGATGGGAATTACCCTGCAAAATACCAGCTACTCCGTCAATATTAAAGAACGCTTAGATTTTAGTTGTGCCATATTCGATCGATCTGGAGAATTAGTCGCCAATGCACCCCATATTCCCGTGCATCTCGGTTCGATGAGCGAGAGCGTCACCAGTCTGATGCGCGCCTGTGGCGACACCCTGCAACCAGGCGATGTTTACATATCAAATAACCCTTACAACGGCGGTACTCATCTACCCGATATCACGGCGATTACACCGATCTTTTTGCCCAACGAGCCGACGCCAGTATTTTACGTCGCATCGCGCGGACATCATGCCGATATCGGTGGCATTACTCCTGGCTCTATGCCCCCACACAGTACCTCGATCGAGCAGGAGGGCATTTTAATCGATAATTTTCAACTCGTCGCTGGCGGTCGTTTTCGGCTGAATGAGGTGTTGTCGCTCCTGGCACAGAGCCACTACCCAGCGCGCAATCCTCAGCAAAATATCGCCGATCTGCAAGCGCAAATTGCGGCTAACGAGCGGGGTGTCAAAGCTTTGTTGGCAACGATCGATAAATACGGCTTAGCAACGGTAGAAGCTTACATGCAGCACGTTCGGGACAATGCCGAAGCATCCGTGCGACAGGCGATTTCGGTGCTCAATCCAGGGACTTTTACCTATCCGATGGACGATGGGTGCCAGATTCAGGTGCAGATTGAGATCGATCGCGCCACTCGATCGGCCACAATTGATTTTACTGGCACTTCACCCCAACAACCTACCAATCTTAACGCCCCGTTAGCTATCTGCAAAGCGGTGGTATTATATGTCTTCCGCACCCTCGTTGACGATGATATTCCGCTCAACGCAGGTTGCCTCAAACCTCTGAACATCATCGTTCCCTCCGGCTCGATGCTCGCACCGCAATATCCGGCTGCGGTAGTCGCGGGGAATGTCGAAACCTCTCAAGCGATCGCCAATGCCCTCTATGGCTCGCTGGGCGTAATGGCGGCGGCTCAAGGTACGATGAATAATTTCACTTTTGGTACCGATCGCTATCAATACTATGAAACGATCTGCGGCGGCTCAGGCGCTGGGGCAACTTTCCCCGGTACCGATGCCGTGCAAACTCACATGACAAATTCGCGCCTGACAGATCCAGAAGTCTTAGAGCAGCGGTTTCCCGTGTTACTGGAGAGCTTCAGCATCCGCACTGGTAGCGGCGGCGTTGGTAAATATTCCGGCGGAAACGGCGTCATCCGCCGCATCCGCTGTCGGGAAGCGATGACGATGGGGATTTTATCAGGACATCGGCTAGTTCCACCGTTTGGTTTGGTAGGTGGGGAGTCGGGAGCTGTGGGGCGAAATTCGATCGAGCGTCAAGATGGCTCTGTGGAGTTATTAGGAAGTAAGGCGGAGGTGCAGATGAATGAAGGGGATATTTTCTCGATCGAAACTCCTGGTGGGGGGGGGTTTGGAATAAAGTAAGTAGGTAGGTGCAATTATTTGTAAAATAGATTTTGCCTGAAACCTAGCTGGTGGGCAGTGCCCACCCTACGCGATATCTTATATTTAATTACGCCCATCTACTTAATCGATTTTAGAAAAATATCCCGATCTACAAAACTAGTCTTTGGATATAGAACTACAAGTCTAAGAATGTACCCCAGTACCTATGTTGCAGAAGTCTCGTCAACTTATATCGTCATTTCTGATTGTTGTTCTAATCACAGTTTCTTTGCTACTCAGCTCGCCAGCTAATGCTTCGGCGAATATTATCCCTTTTGACTTAAACACTGCAACAGATATAGCTAAAAATTTATTGTCTAATGGGGACTCTATTAAAAATTTACTATCGAGTAAACAGGCTATATATGCTTTTTCAAAATTAAATGGTGCCATGGGGTTGGAAACCCCTGCTAGTGATGCCAAGTCAGCCTCGCTGACTGAATAGCTTTGCTGAATACAAGTATGATAAGCGATCGAAACGATAACAAAAACCTGTGGTAGGGGCAATTCATGAATTGCCCCTACCACAGGTTTCATACATTAGATCTTAGTCCGCGTAGGCGGACTTGGCATCACAAGCCACGACTTGCAGTCGTAGGCTATCTTGTCACTTCGAGATTATGTACCCGAAGTCCAAGAGTTGGCATAATCGATTTGGTCTGCATTGAGACTATCGATTTGAATGCCCATAGCTTCGAGCTTCATCCGAGCGATTTCTTTATCCACATGGACGGGGATAGAGTGAATGCCAGGAGTTAGTTCGCCTTTGTTTTTGACGAGATATTCGCACGCCATCGCTTGGTTGGCGAAGCTCATATCCATAACTGCGCTGGGATGTCCTTCAGCAGCGGCGAGGTTGACGAGACGACCTTCTCCGATGACGATGACCGATTTACCATTATTGAGTTTGTACTCTTCGGTAAAGTTGCGGACGGTGCTGACCCCAGTCGATTTGCTAGCCAGAGCTTTGAGATCGATTTCGATATCGAAGTGACCGGAGTTACAAACGATCGCGCCATCTTTCATCACATCGAAGTGTTCGCCACGGATAACATGCTTGTTACCAGTAACGGTAATAAAGATGTCGCCGACAGCGGCTGCTTTTTCCATTGTCATCACGCTAAAACCGTCCATAACGGCTTCGATTGCCTTAGTGGGGTCGATTTCTGTGACGATGACGTTTGCACCCAGTCCACGGGCGCGCATGGCGGTACCTTTACCGCACCAGCCGTAGCCAGCAACGACGATCGTTTTACCAGCGAGTAAAATATTGGTCGCGCGGATGATGCCATCTAGAGTGGATTGTCCGGTACCATAGCGGTTGTCGAAGAAGTGCTTGGTGTCGGCGTCATTGACGTTGACGGCTGGGAAGGTGAGGACGCCAGCTTTGAACATCGCTTGGAGACGCACGATACCCGTAGTGGTTTCTTCGGTGGTACCAATTAGTTCGCTGAGTTGATCTTGGCGTTCTTGTACCATGGTGGCAACTACGTCACAACCATCATCGACGATGATATTGGGGTGGTGATCGAGTGCGGTTTGAACGTGGCGTTTGTAGGTGGCTTCATCTTCACCACGGAAGGCAAATACCGGAATTCCATAATCGACAACTAGACTAGCTGCAACGTCATCCTGAGTGGAGAGGGGGTTGCTAGCAATTAGGATTGCATCGGCACCAGCCGCTTTGATCGCGATCGCCAGGTGAGCGGTTTCGGTAGTAATGTGGCAACAAGCGACGACGCGAATTCCAGCCAACGGCTTTTCGGCTGCAAACCTGTCACGAATCTGGCGCAGTACAGGCATTTCTCGCCCTGCCCACTCAATCCGTTGTTTACCTTGGGGTGCTAGCGATAAATCCTTAACTTCGTGTTTCAGTGCAGTTGCTATCATAGATTCAGTTTGTAAATATATTTAAACTTAGATCTTTCCTTAGGTTACAGGAAAATATCAGATTTATCACTCCGAATAATTAACTAGAGCCAAAGTAAATGCTGAAATTCTCCATATGTATCAATCCTGAGTATCACTGTGGGCGCGGGAGGTGGTACTAGTTGGCAAACGATCGGAGTGGTGAGAGCTACAGCTAAAAGTTTCGGTAATTTCACTTACTCAGATCCGGTCGCTCGTTAAAATCGCCAATATCACCCGATCGCTACTGTAAAATCTAGGGGGAACTTAACTTAGACAGCGCGTATTTAAATTGACACGGGGACGGCAATCAGTTTTTAGGCAGACATCGAGAGTGAGTTTTATTTAAATTACCAGATCGTTAGCAAGTAATTATTAAACTATGTCGAGCATATTATCAAGCTGGTTAGAGATTAGTACGGCTAATCCGTGGCTAGTGGCGATCGCGTTAAATTCAATTTTACTAGTTGTTGCGATCGCGATTCCCAAGAAACTGTTAACGCCAGCCGGATTAATTAATGCTTGGGGATTGGGGGTAGTCATCTGGGGGACTTTGGGATGGCGCGGCTATGCTGTGGTGATGTTTTACTTTCTGGTGGGTTCGGCGGTAACGCGGATCGGGATGGCACAAAAAGAAGCTGAAGGTATCGCCGAGAAACGCGGTGGTGCCAGAGGGCCAGAAAATGTCTGGGGTTCGGCTTTTACTGCTACGATCTGTGCGTTGGGAGTCGGAGCGATTGGGCTGGGTTGGCTCGATCGAAGCTGGGAATCTTTATTATTATTGGGTTATGTTGCCAGCTTTAGCACCAAGTTGGCAGATACCACCGCTAGCGAAGTGGGTAAGGCATATGGCAAAAGCACGTTTTTGATTACTACCTTGCAACCCGTGCCAAGAGGGACTGAGGGTGCGGTAAGTTTGGAAGGTACGCTGGCGGGAATTGTGGGCGGAGTAACGATCTGTTTGGTGGCTTATAGTTTGGGGCTAATTACACTCGGCGGCGCGATTATTTGTACGATCGCATCGTTTATCGCAACCAATCTCGAAAGTGTCATCGGTGCAACTTTGCAATCCAAACTTGACTGGCTCACCAACGAACTAGTCAATGTTATCAATACCATTATTGGTGCTGTAGTGGCGATGGCGATCGCTATGTGGTGGCGTTGAAGGAAGGCTTTAGGTATTAGGCTTTAGGCTTTAGGGTTTAGGCTTTAGGTATTAGGTATTAGGTTTTAGGTTTTAGGTTTTAGGTTTTAGGTTTTAGGTATTAGGCTTTAGGTTTTAGGGGAAAGGGCAAAGGAAATATACGCTCTACCCACCCACTCTCCCACTCTCCCACTCTCTCACTCTCCCAACCGACAACTTCTTGTGATAGCATCAGACTCAGGATTTTTGGTGACATTTTTATTTCCTATACCCCCAATCCCTAACCCCTGTTGAAATGCCCAATAAAATGCCCAATCGACAGCCTAAACCAAAGTCTAAGTCAAACACTGTGGCACCTAAATACAAGCAACGCCGACGGATAGTTGTGGGAGCTGGGGTGGCGGCAATTCTGGCTGTAGGGGCGATCGGGGTGGGGAAATTTTGGCTGGGGAACTCTGGTAAACTAGATACTAGTAATGGTGTAAGTTTACTACCGCAAGATACACTTTTATCTGTCTCTATTTCGACCGATCTAGAGCGGTGGCAACAGTTTTCCGAGTTTGGAATTCCGACGAGTCGTGGTGTTTTCGAGCAGCAGCTAGCCAAATTTCAGACCGATTTTTTAACTCCTTACGGTTATGATTATCGTCGCGATATCCAGCCTTGGGTGGGCAAACAAATCACTCTCGGTTATTTAGATAATCCGGCTGCTAATACCAATAAATCCCAGAACGGCATCATTCCCAATCGCCAAACGATCGCCATCTTACCGATCGCCGATCGCAGTGCCGCCCAAAAGTCCGTAGAACAGCATCAAACGCCGATTGATGCCAATTTAATTGAAAGTAATTATAAAGGCGTTGCCATTAGAGAATTCAAGCGCAAAGCGGGCACGATGGCAGTCTCGATCGTCGATAATTTTGTGGCGATCGCGACCGATCGGGCTAGTCTCCAACGCGTCATCGATACCCAGCAAGGTGGTAAATCCTTACTGGCGGTACCAGGATATACCAAAGCACTCAGCGCGATCGAGATCTCGCGCCCCTTCGCGCAGGTATATGTGAATATTCCCGTAGCTACGGCTGTGGCGGCGGCTAATTCGCCCGAAACCCTGGCTGCGGATAAATTAGCCCAAGCGCAAATCCAGCAAGGTATCGCAGCTAATGCCACTTTGGAAACGGAAGGCATTGCCTGGAAAGGGATTTCGTGGCTAAAACCCAATACTAAGCAAAAGCTGGTAGTCGAAAATCAAGGTCGAGATTTTGCAGCTAATCTCCCCACCGATACCCTCGTAATGGTTTCTGGTGGCAATTTGCAGCGGTTGTGGCAAGACTACGTGCGTAGCACCGATACCAATAATCCGCTCGCACCCGTCAAACCTGCCGATGTGGTAAAAAATCTCGACAGCATTACGGGACTAGATTTAGAATCGGAGATCCTCAACTGGAGTAAAGGCGCATTTGGGGTCGCGATCGTGCCCAAACCAGCTAAAATCGATACCGAGATCGGGGCGGGTTTAGTATTAATGCAACAAGCTAGCGATCGATCTGTGGCCGAAAAAGCTTTTGCCAAACTAGATAATACGATGGGACAAAAGCAGGCATTTAAGATTGCCAAAGCCAAAATAAATGGGCAAGATGTTATTAATTGGACATCGCCGCTTAACGGGATTGCCGCTACTCATGGCTGGCTCGATGGCAATCTAGCCTTCATCACTTTGGGCGCGCCCGTAGCAGGATCGATCGTCCCTCAACCCCAGCAGCGGCTTTCTGAGAATGCTCTATTTCAACAATCGACTCGTTGGCGAAACCTCTCCATTGGAGAATCGAGTTTATCCCCGCACAACGGTCAATTTTTTATCGATATCGATCGCACGATTAATGCTGGCAATCTACCCTTACCCTATTTATCTCCAGAAGTTAAAGCTGGTTTTCAAGCAATGCGGAGTTTGGGGGTAACTAGTGCAATTTTAGATGAATCTAGCAACCGTTTCGATCTATTTGTCGCGCTTAAAAAAGTACCTGGTACCGCTAAACTTCCTGCGCCTCCAAAAGTAATTAAACCCTCGCCAAAGCCGAGTCAATCTCCTAGTGCTGCACCTAAACCTGCTTCACCTTCTAATTAGCGTGAGTTCGAGATAAGGAGTGTTTGCGATCGCTTCTGGTGGATACAAAAGCCCAGATCTGGGGGTCGATTGGCAGAAACCCCTCAAGTTAAAGCTCACACCGAAATCGATGGCGCGATCGCCAGTGCCGCCATGGAGATCTATAATGTCGATCCGTTGGGATTGGATTGGGTCGATCGATTATTACTCACCACGATGGCGGAGCAGTTTAATGGTGGCCCCGTAGGGTTAGAAGCTCTCGCTGCCTCTACAGGCGAAGATAGTCATACGATCGAAGAAGTCTACGAACCTTATCTCCTCCAAATCGGTTATCTCCACCGGACGCCACGCGGACGGGTGGTGACTGCTGCGGCGCGGCAGCATTTGGGATTGAAGGGAGGAAACGATCGTAGCGAACAGTTATCTTTGCTTGATGATTGAGAAAATCTCGATCGATTAATTCAACTTAATTCGGCAACAATTCCGTCGGCTAAAAGTATTCGATCTGTGAGTAGATCTTCGACAGTAATGCGTAACTGTCGATCGCGATCGACATTAAATTTTACCTTAACTCGATCGGTACCAGGATAGTTACGTAGGGTGGGCACTGCCCACCAACACCATTTTCGATTTAACTTTTTCGTTAATCATGATATCTCTCAAATATCTTGGGCATATTAAAGTACAACCCTTATAATATCACCCCAGATTTCCAATGAATAAATTCTCAACGTCGCTAACATATGCCGCTGTTGCTAGCACCATCAGCCTTGGAGCATTTGGTGTCACCCCTGCCCATGCAGTGGGCTTTTCTGGAGCTTATGACCCTGCGAATTTTACATTGTCAAACACTATTGGTAGTACTGGCTCAGTAGATACGGCATCTGCGCCAGGTTCGATTACCCTGTTTGGTAGCGATAGTGGTAGCAGTGTCCCAGGAAGTACAGATTATACGATTGCGGCTGCGGCAAGTGGTACGTTCAGCTTTAATTGGGCGTACGATACAATAGACGAGCCGGAATTTGACCCTTTTTCCGTGCTAATCAATGGCGTTGCTACACAACTGAGTGATAATACTGGTACACCATTCCAAAGTAGTTTGTTTTCGACTAGCGTAAATCTTGGAGATACCATCGGTTGGCGCATTAATACTACTGATAATAATTTTGGAGCAGCACAAGTCACGATCTCTAACTTTTCTGCGCCCGAAGTGACAGCTACTGAGGTTCCCGAACCGTTTACCATTATTGGTACTTGTATCGGTGGTGCCGCAGCACTGCGGATGAGAAAAAAACTTACGTCCAAATCATAATTTGGATCGGCAAGGAGAGTAGGGGCGATTCATCCCACATTCCGCTAGTCTAAGCGATCGAAAAATAATTACAACGAAGCCATTGGATCGTAGCGATTTTATTCTCAACAAGCTAAGACTATTGAGAATATACTCTCGATCGCCAAAAAGAGGCTAAATCGCTCAAAAGGTTGATATGACAGGATTATCGATCTTATTATTTTTTAGCCGAACGCGCAAGCGCACCCCCAAGGGTGGTCGAACTAGCGGAATGTGGGATTCATGAAGCAGTGCAGTGCATCTGTTGGATCGTCAATACCAACAATGGGTGGAGGATGCGATCGCATTCTCCACCCATTTACAATTAACCAAACACAAACTGGCTGGTATTACCAGTATTCAAACTACTCGCTTGAATGCCCGTAAGTGAGTTCCAGTAGTTCCAGTAAATATTCAACAGCGTAGGGTGGGCAGTGCCCACCAAATAGGTTCCAAGTTTTATTTATTTAATAAATATTTATATATCTACTTAGATCGATCTACTTATTAAATTGCAATCAACTTAATTCTGCAACAATTCCATCGGTTAAAAGTGTTTGATTTGTGAGTAAATCTTCGACAGTAATGCGTAACTGTCGATCGCGATCGACATTGAACTTTACCTTGACTCGATCGGTACCGGGATAGCCTGCTGGTTCGAGGTTGGCAATACTTCTAGCACCCTCGCGATCGTTTAAAGATTTGACATCTTTGACACCGCCAGTCAGACAGCGGGTAATCAACCTGTCACCATCGAAATAGACTTCTGTACCGCCAGTCGTGGCTCCTAATTCGCCGATAATTAATTCGATACTGGGTTGATTTTCGCGCGATGCCCCGAGGGTTAATTCGACAGATTCGGACATTGGATAAGCTTGTCCCGATTGAATAATTGGATGCCAATCATGGGCGTTGCGCCGCTTATCCCAATAGCGAACGCCATAACTATGATAGAGAAAATCTTGGACTTCGATGCCTTGCAGTAATTGTAAAGCACCGTGAGCGATCGCTTCAAATGGTTTCGATTGACGTAATTTAGTTTCATCAAAATACTGACGCACCCAAGTTTGTACCGCCGGAATTTGAACGGTGCCGCCAACTAATAATACCCCATCGATATCGTTAGTTTCGATGCCTTGACGTCTGGCTTGTTGGAGAACTTGAGTCATCGATTCATCTAATCTGTCGAAAAATTGATGAGATGTTAAAATTTCCTCGAAGCGATCGCGTGTCAAACTAAACTCGTAACTATCAAACGTGCGATCGTCAAAATATGCTTCTGATGCTGTAGTTTGCAAAGAGAGTTGAATTTTTAACTTTTCTGCCAATCGAGTAATTAATGGCGTTACTTTTATCCCCTGCACTTGCGCCAATTCCTGCGCTACCCAATTATCGATATCCGTCCCGCCCAAATTTTGCCCAGCTTTGGCAATTACTCGCGCCAACTGCGGCTGTTGGGTAGCTGCTTCGAGAGATTTATCTCCCCACTTCAACAAGAAACCGAGCGGCTTTTTGCCTTGTTGCACTTGCTTAGTTAACTGCACCAGCGATAAATCCAACGTTCCGCCACCAAAATCGACCACTAGCAACGTCCCTGCGGCTGTCATGCCATATCCCAACGCCGCCGCCGTCGGCTCGTCAATCAGGCGAATTCGCTCGACTGGGAGCAGATCGCAAACGCCACTCAACCAGTTGCGATACACCTCAAAACTATCGACGGGTACCGTCAGTACCAAAGATTCGCCCACAGCTAGCGACTGTTGCAACTGTTTGAGGATGCCAGTCAGGAACAGCTCCCCCACCCGCTCGAATGTCATTGACACCCCATCCAATTCGGGCAAAAATCCCTGAATCTCTGCGCCGATACCTCGCTTGAAACCGCGAAAATAACGATTATCGCCCTGAAGATCTAACCCGCGATCGCGTACCATTTGACCT harbors:
- a CDS encoding DUF3352 domain-containing protein: MPNKMPNRQPKPKSKSNTVAPKYKQRRRIVVGAGVAAILAVGAIGVGKFWLGNSGKLDTSNGVSLLPQDTLLSVSISTDLERWQQFSEFGIPTSRGVFEQQLAKFQTDFLTPYGYDYRRDIQPWVGKQITLGYLDNPAANTNKSQNGIIPNRQTIAILPIADRSAAQKSVEQHQTPIDANLIESNYKGVAIREFKRKAGTMAVSIVDNFVAIATDRASLQRVIDTQQGGKSLLAVPGYTKALSAIEISRPFAQVYVNIPVATAVAAANSPETLAADKLAQAQIQQGIAANATLETEGIAWKGISWLKPNTKQKLVVENQGRDFAANLPTDTLVMVSGGNLQRLWQDYVRSTDTNNPLAPVKPADVVKNLDSITGLDLESEILNWSKGAFGVAIVPKPAKIDTEIGAGLVLMQQASDRSVAEKAFAKLDNTMGQKQAFKIAKAKINGQDVINWTSPLNGIAATHGWLDGNLAFITLGAPVAGSIVPQPQQRLSENALFQQSTRWRNLSIGESSLSPHNGQFFIDIDRTINAGNLPLPYLSPEVKAGFQAMRSLGVTSAILDESSNRFDLFVALKKVPGTAKLPAPPKVIKPSPKPSQSPSAAPKPASPSN
- a CDS encoding hydantoinase B/oxoprolinase family protein, translating into MTDINKHRWQFWIDRGGTFTDIVAQRPDGELLVHKLLSENPHRYADAPIQGIRDILGLTADEAIPAEEIESIKMGTTVATNALLERAGNPTVLIITKGYGDALRIGYQHRPQIFAREIVRPEMIYDRVVEVNERYTAQGEELIPVRVDDTLIKSLQTAYDDGIRACAIVFLHAYRYPTHELQIAELAREIGFTQISLSHQISPLIKLVSRGDTTVVDAYLSPILRRYVDSFSEQLRSPLSPSPALLFMQSNGGLTSAQNFQGKDSILSGPAGGIVGAVKTSAMAGFTKIIGFDMGGTSTDISHYNGEYERTLETEIAGVRLRSPMMAIHTVAAGGGSILHFDTGRYRVGPDSAGAYPGPACYRNNGSLTVTDANVMLGKLQPNYFPAVFGETGNLPLDAAIVSAKFARMAAEIQATTGDNRSSVEVAAGFLAIAIDKMASAIKKISSQRGYDVSEYALCCFGGAGGQHACLLAEALGMKQIFLHPYAGVLSAYGIGLADLRVLKEEAIELPLITDNIATVQSILDRLTQIGQSKLSSQDVAIAQQEIRQQVYLRYAGTDAPLLVDFVSDVAVMRLQFEAIYQQRYGFAMSERDIIVESAMLEAIGTMPMPTEPALTRSRTQPLTPRTTVSIYTKDNWYEAGIFDRSDLCAGDRIIGPAIIIEPTGTNIIEPDWVAVLTDKNHLILTCEPHEVGAIHEAAHRTGGNLPFVCDKTLPLPHVANPVELRRSTHPALRAPLRGGDFSQPSPLQEDLGGIIPSQPDPVRLEIFNNLLKSIAEEMGITLQNTSYSVNIKERLDFSCAIFDRSGELVANAPHIPVHLGSMSESVTSLMRACGDTLQPGDVYISNNPYNGGTHLPDITAITPIFLPNEPTPVFYVASRGHHADIGGITPGSMPPHSTSIEQEGILIDNFQLVAGGRFRLNEVLSLLAQSHYPARNPQQNIADLQAQIAANERGVKALLATIDKYGLATVEAYMQHVRDNAEASVRQAISVLNPGTFTYPMDDGCQIQVQIEIDRATRSATIDFTGTSPQQPTNLNAPLAICKAVVLYVFRTLVDDDIPLNAGCLKPLNIIVPSGSMLAPQYPAAVVAGNVETSQAIANALYGSLGVMAAAQGTMNNFTFGTDRYQYYETICGGSGAGATFPGTDAVQTHMTNSRLTDPEVLEQRFPVLLESFSIRTGSGGVGKYSGGNGVIRRIRCREAMTMGILSGHRLVPPFGLVGGESGAVGRNSIERQDGSVELLGSKAEVQMNEGDIFSIETPGGGGFGIK
- a CDS encoding Hsp70 family protein, whose translation is MAIAIDFGTSNTVISRWNAATQQAETVTLPGLSLIGGMNPPLIPSLVYVEDGSTERVLLGQMVRDRGLDLQGDNRYFRGFKRGIGAEIQGFLPELDGVSMTFERVGELFLTGILKQLQQSLAVGESLVLTVPVDSFEVYRNWLSGVCDLLPVERIRLIDEPTAAALGYGMTAAGTLLVVDFGGGTLDLSLVQLTKQVQQGKKPLGFLLKWGDKSLEAATQQPQLARVIAKAGQNLGGTDIDNWVAQELAQVQGIKVTPLITRLAEKLKIQLSLQTTASEAYFDDRTFDSYEFSLTRDRFEEILTSHQFFDRLDESMTQVLQQARRQGIETNDIDGVLLVGGTVQIPAVQTWVRQYFDETKLRQSKPFEAIAHGALQLLQGIEVQDFLYHSYGVRYWDKRRNAHDWHPIIQSGQAYPMSESVELTLGASRENQPSIELIIGELGATTGGTEVYFDGDRLITRCLTGGVKDVKSLNDREGARSIANLEPAGYPGTDRVKVKFNVDRDRQLRITVEDLLTNQTLLTDGIVAELS
- a CDS encoding TIGR00297 family protein; this encodes MSSILSSWLEISTANPWLVAIALNSILLVVAIAIPKKLLTPAGLINAWGLGVVIWGTLGWRGYAVVMFYFLVGSAVTRIGMAQKEAEGIAEKRGGARGPENVWGSAFTATICALGVGAIGLGWLDRSWESLLLLGYVASFSTKLADTTASEVGKAYGKSTFLITTLQPVPRGTEGAVSLEGTLAGIVGGVTICLVAYSLGLITLGGAIICTIASFIATNLESVIGATLQSKLDWLTNELVNVINTIIGAVVAMAIAMWWR
- the ahcY gene encoding adenosylhomocysteinase, whose amino-acid sequence is MIATALKHEVKDLSLAPQGKQRIEWAGREMPVLRQIRDRFAAEKPLAGIRVVACCHITTETAHLAIAIKAAGADAILIASNPLSTQDDVAASLVVDYGIPVFAFRGEDEATYKRHVQTALDHHPNIIVDDGCDVVATMVQERQDQLSELIGTTEETTTGIVRLQAMFKAGVLTFPAVNVNDADTKHFFDNRYGTGQSTLDGIIRATNILLAGKTIVVAGYGWCGKGTAMRARGLGANVIVTEIDPTKAIEAVMDGFSVMTMEKAAAVGDIFITVTGNKHVIRGEHFDVMKDGAIVCNSGHFDIEIDLKALASKSTGVSTVRNFTEEYKLNNGKSVIVIGEGRLVNLAAAEGHPSAVMDMSFANQAMACEYLVKNKGELTPGIHSIPVHVDKEIARMKLEAMGIQIDSLNADQIDYANSWTSGT
- a CDS encoding PEP-CTERM sorting domain-containing protein (PEP-CTERM proteins occur, often in large numbers, in the proteomes of bacteria that also encode an exosortase, a predicted intramembrane cysteine proteinase. The presence of a PEP-CTERM domain at a protein's C-terminus predicts cleavage within the sorting domain, followed by covalent anchoring to some some component of the (usually Gram-negative) cell surface. Many PEP-CTERM proteins exhibit an unusual sequence composition that includes large numbers of potential glycosylation sites. Expression of one such protein has been shown restore the ability of a bacterium to form floc, a type of biofilm.), producing MNKFSTSLTYAAVASTISLGAFGVTPAHAVGFSGAYDPANFTLSNTIGSTGSVDTASAPGSITLFGSDSGSSVPGSTDYTIAAAASGTFSFNWAYDTIDEPEFDPFSVLINGVATQLSDNTGTPFQSSLFSTSVNLGDTIGWRINTTDNNFGAAQVTISNFSAPEVTATEVPEPFTIIGTCIGGAAALRMRKKLTSKS